The following coding sequences are from one Halomonas sp. HAL1 window:
- a CDS encoding diguanylate cyclase — protein sequence MVTSKIKPAVQPTLQPRTIARQHRYLTWLSLSLMSFLGLMVLIVYESRWVYPEIQAYFSQTGSLTGQQLSTRSRVYLQNAQSELLSDQPEQAAIDAALINIELSYGLFDVHVYRRQYECTEPSLRDLNRLVEWLELGEIDRVAAVGELFAPIQCLTHIEMSQLDRRGVAINDFSESTRQHNQVLTYSSLLIFVMGLVFWWLHERQLRRTDYATQETFEWMQRAMRDPLTGIGNRSALHQDVLAKKHQSLGLILVDIDFFKQYNDAYGHPQGDTLLRQLAILIGETLNDEAQLYRLGGDEFAALIHCPDIETLKRYCHQLIEGLREAGFAHPAHPDKKGVTLSVGGSRFVAGEHTFAQAYEAADKALYRVKAAGRDGWQVTEDASPLHT from the coding sequence GTGGTGACATCCAAAATCAAGCCTGCTGTTCAGCCAACACTGCAGCCGCGTACTATTGCGCGTCAACATCGCTATTTAACTTGGCTGTCACTGAGCTTGATGAGTTTTTTAGGTCTGATGGTGCTGATTGTCTATGAATCGCGCTGGGTCTACCCCGAAATACAGGCTTACTTCAGTCAAACCGGCAGTTTGACAGGCCAGCAACTGTCGACCCGTTCGCGTGTTTATCTGCAAAATGCACAATCCGAGCTACTGAGCGACCAACCTGAGCAGGCGGCCATTGATGCAGCCCTTATTAACATCGAGCTCTCTTATGGACTATTCGATGTGCACGTCTATCGACGCCAATATGAGTGCACTGAGCCAAGCCTGAGGGATTTAAATCGCCTGGTAGAGTGGCTAGAGCTGGGTGAAATTGATCGCGTCGCGGCGGTAGGTGAGCTGTTCGCCCCCATCCAGTGCCTGACGCATATTGAGATGAGCCAGCTAGACCGCCGAGGGGTGGCAATTAATGATTTTTCAGAAAGTACCCGTCAGCATAATCAAGTACTGACGTATTCCAGCCTGTTGATTTTTGTCATGGGGTTAGTGTTTTGGTGGCTGCATGAGCGTCAACTACGCCGCACTGACTACGCTACGCAAGAGACATTTGAGTGGATGCAGCGCGCGATGCGTGACCCGCTAACCGGCATTGGTAACCGCAGCGCCTTGCACCAGGATGTATTGGCGAAAAAGCATCAGTCGCTGGGACTCATCCTGGTCGATATCGACTTTTTCAAGCAGTACAACGATGCCTATGGGCATCCACAAGGCGATACCCTTTTACGCCAACTGGCCATATTGATTGGTGAAACGCTTAATGATGAAGCACAGCTCTATCGCCTGGGAGGTGATGAGTTCGCGGCGTTAATTCACTGTCCTGATATCGAAACGCTGAAACGTTATTGCCACCAGTTGATCGAGGGGTTGCGTGAAGCTGGCTTTGCTCATCCTGCCCACCCTGATAAAAAGGGCGTGACTCTAAGCGTAGGCGGGAGCCGTTTTGTGGCCGGTGAGCACACCTTCGCCCAAGCGTATGAAGCTGCGGACAAAGCGCTCTACAGGGTTAAAGCGGCGGGCCGCGATGGCTGGCAGGTTACTGAAGACGCATCACCTCTGCATACATAG
- a CDS encoding DUF3034 family protein: MTLRYTLSPHQPFLPRPFTLQLLSKRLIRHRMTACIAMCLAFAATPTLAGSRILGTGGVNAIEGAAGGGLSPWAMLSSTASEQEVGVTASATRASVDDFRLTVTGASLNIGDRVEVSVARQTLDLETQGGELGQDIYGAKVRLLGDVLYHPWGIWSAGVHHKRLADGTIPTALGADETRGTDAYLSASKLLFSAFAGRNVLLNATLRNTDANQGGLLGFGGDQGSRAWVAEGSLGIFLTPQWVVGSEYRQKPDNLSVAREDDWQSLYSAYFFNKHLSLTGAWLDLGDIAGLPSQRGGYLSIQAAF; the protein is encoded by the coding sequence ATGACGTTACGCTACACGCTTTCACCGCATCAGCCCTTTCTTCCGCGGCCCTTTACCCTCCAGCTCTTATCGAAGCGCTTGATTCGCCATCGTATGACCGCCTGTATTGCCATGTGCTTGGCGTTCGCGGCAACGCCAACTCTCGCTGGTAGCCGTATCCTTGGTACCGGCGGGGTCAATGCAATAGAGGGCGCAGCAGGCGGTGGGTTGTCACCATGGGCAATGCTATCCAGCACTGCCAGCGAGCAGGAGGTAGGCGTAACCGCTAGCGCTACTCGCGCCTCGGTAGACGACTTCCGGCTGACAGTGACCGGCGCCAGCCTGAATATTGGTGATCGTGTTGAAGTCTCAGTAGCTCGACAAACGCTTGATTTAGAAACTCAGGGTGGCGAACTAGGCCAGGACATTTACGGCGCCAAGGTTCGACTACTCGGTGATGTGCTCTACCACCCCTGGGGCATCTGGAGTGCTGGCGTACATCACAAGCGATTGGCGGATGGCACTATCCCCACCGCCCTAGGCGCCGATGAAACGCGCGGGACCGATGCGTACCTTAGCGCCAGCAAGCTCCTGTTTAGTGCATTTGCGGGTCGCAATGTGCTGCTTAACGCGACCCTGCGTAATACCGATGCCAACCAGGGTGGCCTGCTTGGCTTTGGTGGCGATCAAGGTAGCCGCGCCTGGGTCGCCGAGGGCAGTTTGGGCATATTTCTTACGCCACAATGGGTAGTAGGCAGTGAATATCGCCAAAAGCCCGATAATTTGAGCGTAGCGAGAGAAGACGATTGGCAAAGCCTCTACAGCGCCTACTTCTTCAATAAGCACTTATCGCTAACGGGCGCGTGGTTGGATTTAGGCGACATTGCCGGTCTACCCTCCCAGCGCGGCGGCTATCTTTCCATTCAGGCAGCTTTCTAA
- a CDS encoding amidase: protein MSDTDLGSLDAQTLARLFKSRKVSPLEATRAALDRIERFNPDVNAYVHVDAEGAESAAKASARRWGQGKQLSPIDGVPVSLKDLTQVAGMPCREGSLTSSKGLCETDAPPARMLREAGAVILGKTNTPEFGWKAVTDNRVFGATANPWDTRLTPGGSSGGAAVAAALNMGVLHQGGDSGGSIRIPAAFTGVFGFKPTYGWTPQWPPAKEPSLSHLGPLTRTVRDAVSMLNVIGRYDYRDPYATRGQPECWGVDLDKGLTGLRIGYSADLGYAKVDPQIAERVHEAAMRLEELGAEIVEVNPGFTSPLETFRKLWFTASLEQWSQTSQHQRTLLDPGMVANAREAEPWKAVELFRALADRAALTQRLEHFNQEYHLLMTPSVAVSPFEINQEVPPGSGMQDWEEWAPFSYPFNLSQQPAASVPCGFTDNGLPVGFQLAGGKFDDIRVLRACNAYMEAHPPRFPSVPNPAQYA from the coding sequence ATGAGCGATACCGATCTCGGCAGTTTGGATGCCCAGACCCTAGCTCGTTTGTTTAAAAGTAGAAAAGTTTCACCGCTAGAAGCGACCCGCGCTGCCCTTGATCGGATTGAGCGCTTCAATCCAGACGTAAATGCTTATGTGCACGTCGATGCAGAAGGGGCTGAGTCAGCGGCCAAGGCTTCTGCAAGGCGCTGGGGGCAAGGGAAGCAGTTAAGTCCCATTGATGGTGTTCCGGTGTCGCTTAAAGACCTTACCCAAGTGGCGGGTATGCCTTGTCGGGAAGGCTCATTAACTTCGTCTAAAGGGTTATGTGAAACCGATGCCCCGCCGGCACGGATGTTGCGCGAAGCCGGCGCGGTAATTCTGGGTAAAACCAACACGCCCGAGTTCGGTTGGAAGGCCGTTACCGATAACCGCGTATTTGGCGCTACGGCGAACCCTTGGGATACACGCTTAACCCCCGGCGGCTCTTCCGGCGGTGCCGCCGTGGCCGCCGCGCTTAATATGGGCGTGCTGCATCAGGGCGGCGATTCAGGCGGCTCGATTCGTATTCCCGCGGCGTTTACGGGGGTATTTGGCTTCAAGCCCACCTACGGCTGGACACCTCAATGGCCGCCCGCAAAAGAGCCCAGCCTTTCACATCTGGGGCCACTGACACGCACCGTGCGCGACGCGGTCAGCATGCTGAATGTGATAGGTCGCTACGATTATCGAGACCCCTACGCCACTCGCGGCCAGCCTGAGTGCTGGGGGGTCGACCTGGACAAAGGATTAACCGGGCTGCGGATTGGCTACTCCGCGGATCTTGGTTACGCCAAGGTAGACCCGCAAATTGCCGAGCGTGTGCATGAAGCGGCCATGAGATTGGAGGAGTTGGGCGCTGAAATCGTCGAGGTAAACCCAGGCTTTACGTCACCACTGGAGACATTTCGCAAGCTATGGTTTACCGCCTCATTAGAGCAGTGGTCGCAAACGAGCCAACATCAGCGCACGCTTTTAGATCCCGGCATGGTAGCCAATGCCCGCGAAGCAGAGCCCTGGAAAGCCGTTGAGCTGTTTCGTGCCCTGGCCGACCGCGCGGCATTAACGCAACGCCTGGAACACTTCAATCAAGAATATCATTTACTGATGACGCCCTCGGTGGCAGTCAGTCCGTTTGAAATTAATCAGGAAGTGCCCCCAGGCAGCGGTATGCAGGACTGGGAAGAGTGGGCACCGTTTAGCTACCCATTCAACCTCAGTCAGCAACCCGCCGCATCGGTACCCTGCGGATTTACCGATAACGGCTTGCCGGTAGGCTTTCAGTTAGCTGGGGGCAAGTTTGACGATATCCGCGTTCTGCGTGCCTGCAATGCCTATATGGAAGCGCATCCGCCGCGTTTTCCCAGCGTCCCCAATCCAGCTCAGTACGCGTAG
- a CDS encoding proline--tRNA ligase, with translation MRASQLLIATLKETPADAEVISHQLMLRAGMIRRLTSGLYTWLPLGLRTLRKVEAIVREEMNRAGAQEVLMPAVQPAELWQESGRWEQYGPELLRLKDRHDRDYCVGPTHEEVITDLVRKEIASYKQLPINFYQIQTKFRDEIRPRFGVMRSREFIMKDAYSFHLDEASLKQTYQDMYDAYTRIFTRLGLNFRPVIADNGSIGGTGSHEFHVLADSGEDDIVFSNSSDYAANMEKAEALPAPLGSQATRAEPTEELRLVDTPDAKTIASLVEQFELPIEKTVKTLMVHAAEGGLIALLIRGDHELNEVKAENLANVAAPLTMASEEEIRATVGAGPGSLGPVGLKMPVIIDRSVALMSDFGAGANVDDKHYFGINWERDVALPEIADLRNVIEGDPSPDGQGTLSIKRGIEVGHVFQLGQKYSQAMNANVLGDNGKTSHPWMGCYGIGVTRVVAAAIEQNHDESGIIWPNAIAPFQVALVPMNAHKSQRVREESERLYQALTAAGLDVLLDDRDTRPGVKFADLELMGVPHRLVIGDRGLDNGELEYKGRRDSDATMVPADQIIDFLCEKSR, from the coding sequence ATGCGCGCCAGCCAATTATTGATTGCCACCCTGAAAGAAACTCCGGCCGACGCCGAAGTCATTAGCCACCAGCTAATGCTTCGCGCCGGTATGATTCGTCGTTTAACATCAGGGCTTTATACGTGGCTGCCGCTTGGCCTGCGCACGTTGCGTAAAGTAGAAGCCATTGTACGCGAAGAGATGAACCGAGCAGGCGCTCAAGAAGTGCTCATGCCCGCCGTACAACCTGCAGAGCTTTGGCAAGAGTCTGGCCGTTGGGAGCAGTACGGCCCTGAGCTGTTGCGTTTAAAAGATCGTCATGACCGCGACTACTGCGTTGGCCCGACCCATGAAGAGGTCATCACCGACCTAGTGCGTAAAGAGATCGCCAGCTACAAGCAACTACCGATCAATTTCTACCAGATTCAAACCAAATTCCGCGATGAGATTCGTCCACGCTTTGGGGTGATGCGCTCGCGTGAGTTCATTATGAAGGATGCCTACTCCTTCCACCTTGATGAAGCGTCACTGAAGCAGACCTATCAAGATATGTACGATGCCTACACGCGCATTTTCACGCGGTTAGGGCTTAACTTTCGTCCCGTCATCGCTGACAACGGCTCGATTGGCGGCACCGGCTCTCACGAATTCCACGTACTCGCCGATTCCGGTGAAGACGATATCGTGTTCTCCAACTCCTCCGATTATGCGGCCAACATGGAGAAAGCCGAGGCGCTACCTGCTCCGCTTGGCAGCCAGGCAACTCGTGCCGAACCCACCGAAGAGCTGCGTCTGGTCGATACGCCCGATGCCAAGACCATCGCCAGTTTGGTGGAACAGTTTGAGCTGCCGATTGAAAAAACCGTTAAAACGTTGATGGTTCATGCAGCCGAAGGCGGCCTGATCGCGCTGCTGATTCGTGGCGATCATGAGCTGAACGAAGTGAAGGCAGAAAACCTGGCCAACGTCGCTGCTCCGCTAACCATGGCCAGCGAAGAAGAGATTCGTGCAACGGTGGGTGCCGGACCCGGCTCACTGGGCCCGGTCGGCCTGAAAATGCCGGTCATTATTGACCGCAGCGTGGCATTGATGAGCGACTTTGGCGCCGGTGCCAATGTGGATGACAAGCACTACTTCGGTATTAACTGGGAGCGCGATGTGGCCCTGCCCGAGATTGCCGATCTACGCAATGTCATTGAAGGCGATCCGTCTCCCGATGGCCAAGGCACGCTCTCCATCAAGCGCGGTATCGAAGTCGGTCACGTTTTCCAACTTGGCCAAAAGTACTCCCAAGCGATGAACGCCAATGTGCTGGGTGACAATGGCAAAACCAGCCATCCGTGGATGGGTTGCTACGGCATCGGCGTGACCCGCGTAGTCGCCGCTGCCATTGAACAGAACCACGACGAATCCGGCATTATCTGGCCCAATGCGATTGCGCCCTTCCAAGTGGCGTTGGTACCCATGAATGCGCACAAATCCCAGCGTGTCCGCGAGGAGTCGGAGCGCCTTTATCAAGCGCTCACCGCAGCCGGATTAGACGTACTGCTAGACGACCGTGATACCCGCCCTGGGGTTAAGTTTGCGGATCTGGAATTAATGGGCGTACCCCACCGTCTGGTGATTGGTGACCGTGGTTTAGACAACGGTGAACTGGAATACAAAGGCCGCCGTGATAGCGACGCCACGATGGTGCCCGCCGATCAAATTATCGACTTTTTGTGTGAGAAGTCCCGCTAA
- a CDS encoding transglycosylase SLT domain-containing protein, with the protein MMAQRPSVAITLGVLLVVAVPLAAQPLPSALRPTLETANQQHQTAQQQWAARQWRMQMDAPLARFIDDAAQRQTLLTRIYQEARLAGLPPDLVLALIQVESAFKADAISSAGAVGLMQIMPFWISELGLPIDDLTHPPRNLRYGCTILAHYLAIESGDFTRALARYNGSLGETWYPERVMHAWRDTWRQPRSR; encoded by the coding sequence ATGATGGCACAACGGCCAAGCGTTGCTATAACGCTTGGCGTGCTGTTGGTAGTCGCTGTGCCATTAGCAGCACAGCCGCTGCCATCGGCTCTGCGCCCGACCCTTGAAACGGCCAACCAGCAGCATCAAACCGCTCAACAGCAGTGGGCAGCCCGCCAGTGGCGCATGCAAATGGATGCGCCACTGGCGCGCTTCATTGATGATGCGGCCCAACGTCAAACGCTGCTCACGCGTATCTACCAAGAAGCCAGACTCGCAGGTTTGCCACCGGATTTGGTGTTAGCCCTAATTCAGGTCGAAAGCGCGTTCAAAGCCGATGCCATTTCATCAGCGGGTGCTGTTGGCTTGATGCAAATCATGCCTTTCTGGATAAGCGAGCTAGGGTTGCCGATTGACGACCTCACCCACCCGCCGCGCAATTTACGCTATGGCTGTACGATCCTGGCGCACTACCTAGCCATTGAGAGTGGCGACTTTACTCGTGCGTTGGCGCGATATAATGGCAGCTTAGGAGAGACGTGGTACCCAGAACGCGTCATGCATGCGTGGCGAGACACGTGGCGTCAGCCTAGATCGCGTTAA
- a CDS encoding bifunctional diguanylate cyclase/phosphodiesterase produces the protein MRFRTRLMLVLLTVVIVSQLATGVAFLRATQNDVLAKGSQRLEVGANVLQQLLDARGEQLSNNVAILADDFGFKSVVSTQDTETLYSVLANHGDRANADMVLLSGLDGHIMASSHHSQDSPMPFPHLLEQARQEGAAVSVVIAEGQPYEFALLPVRAPHLIGWVGMGFLINEAITGEINSLTGLDISVVNYRDNGEISYLASSHHEQLAMQLMSGSSNELMTGEYSYSSQMTPDAEYLSYASSLYADDTNQTYALLQLSRNDLLGAYRSLQWQLLGIVALILLFTILVAMWSARSMSKPLMALANAAQRIGQGEHVTHLPIGAERSETGLLASTLLSMQNDIAQREAILHHQSRHDLLTDLPNRISAQEDIRLLIQQGEPFTLLRLAINNFRDINDTFGYALGDHMLVTLANRLQHLPAPESRAYRLDGDELLLLIKQSSSSLAWRTHLFSLLSQPIDLDKSPITPSLSAGETNYPDHGDSPQLLLRRADIALDMARRHRHSHQYYLEGQDERHLRQLTLIRDLQDAVSNSELWMAYQPKVDSRTGLVNQFEALMRWRHPSLGFVPPDEFIGLAERSGNIRMLSQWMLTHVCAQLQTWKQRGYHLSVAVNLSAGDVMDPQLATHLADLLARHQLTPEQLSLEVTESAVMQDVDVAMATLMELNQLGLQIAIDDYGTGYSSLAQIKRLPVDELKIDKSFVLAIDSQKDDFTIVRSTIEMGHSLGLRLVAEGVENRASAELLSKLGCDYLQGYWIAKPMPSDALIDWLDNFTPLVLPRPAISP, from the coding sequence ATGCGCTTTCGAACGCGCCTGATGCTGGTACTGCTAACGGTGGTGATTGTCTCTCAACTCGCCACTGGCGTGGCGTTTCTACGCGCTACGCAAAACGATGTTCTTGCCAAAGGCTCCCAGCGCTTAGAAGTGGGCGCCAACGTACTGCAGCAGTTGTTGGATGCGCGCGGCGAACAATTAAGCAATAACGTTGCTATCCTCGCCGACGATTTTGGATTTAAGAGCGTCGTTTCAACCCAGGATACCGAAACCCTCTACTCCGTGCTGGCCAACCATGGCGACCGTGCCAATGCCGATATGGTGCTTTTGAGTGGCCTTGATGGCCACATTATGGCGAGTAGCCATCATTCACAGGATAGCCCGATGCCTTTCCCGCACCTGTTGGAGCAGGCACGCCAAGAAGGTGCCGCCGTGAGCGTTGTGATTGCGGAAGGTCAGCCGTACGAGTTTGCTCTACTGCCCGTGCGTGCGCCCCACTTGATTGGTTGGGTAGGTATGGGCTTTTTGATCAATGAAGCGATAACGGGGGAGATAAATTCACTAACGGGGCTAGATATCAGCGTAGTCAACTACCGGGATAACGGTGAAATCAGCTATCTTGCAAGCTCTCACCATGAGCAGTTAGCGATGCAGCTAATGAGCGGCAGCAGCAACGAGCTCATGACAGGAGAGTACTCCTACAGCAGCCAAATGACACCCGATGCTGAGTACCTCTCCTATGCCAGTTCGCTCTATGCTGACGATACCAATCAAACCTATGCACTACTGCAACTTTCCCGTAATGATTTACTGGGTGCCTACCGTTCATTGCAGTGGCAGTTGTTGGGTATCGTTGCGTTAATCCTGCTGTTTACCATATTGGTTGCCATGTGGAGCGCACGAAGCATGAGCAAACCGCTGATGGCACTCGCCAATGCGGCACAGCGGATAGGCCAGGGCGAGCATGTCACCCACTTGCCTATTGGCGCTGAGCGAAGTGAAACAGGACTTTTAGCCTCGACCCTGCTTTCCATGCAGAACGATATCGCGCAACGCGAGGCCATACTCCATCATCAGTCACGACACGATTTACTGACCGATCTACCCAATCGAATCAGCGCACAGGAAGATATCCGTCTCTTAATCCAACAGGGCGAACCCTTTACCTTATTACGGCTAGCGATTAATAATTTTCGCGATATTAATGACACCTTTGGCTACGCGTTGGGGGATCATATGCTGGTCACGTTGGCCAACCGTTTACAGCATTTGCCTGCACCCGAGAGCAGAGCCTATCGGCTGGACGGTGATGAGCTGCTACTTCTTATCAAACAATCAAGCAGCAGCTTGGCTTGGCGCACGCACCTCTTTAGTCTCCTAAGCCAGCCCATTGATCTGGATAAATCGCCTATCACCCCTTCCCTTTCAGCGGGTGAAACCAACTATCCCGATCATGGTGACAGCCCTCAACTCTTGTTACGCCGTGCCGATATCGCGTTAGACATGGCGCGCCGCCATCGCCATTCACATCAATACTACCTTGAGGGACAAGATGAGCGTCATTTACGACAGCTGACGCTGATTCGTGATCTACAGGATGCTGTCAGTAACAGCGAGCTGTGGATGGCGTATCAACCCAAGGTAGATTCCCGCACCGGTTTAGTGAATCAGTTCGAAGCATTGATGCGCTGGCGTCATCCGTCACTGGGATTTGTGCCGCCGGATGAATTTATAGGGTTAGCCGAACGTTCGGGCAATATTCGAATGCTAAGCCAGTGGATGCTAACCCACGTTTGTGCCCAACTGCAGACCTGGAAGCAGCGTGGTTACCACCTCTCGGTAGCCGTCAACCTCTCTGCCGGTGATGTGATGGACCCGCAATTAGCCACCCACCTAGCAGACCTGCTGGCTCGTCACCAGCTCACACCAGAGCAGTTGAGTTTAGAAGTCACTGAAAGTGCGGTGATGCAAGATGTCGATGTGGCCATGGCCACACTGATGGAGCTTAATCAGTTGGGGTTACAAATAGCGATAGACGACTACGGCACCGGCTACTCCTCGCTGGCACAAATCAAACGCCTGCCGGTAGATGAGCTCAAGATCGATAAGTCGTTTGTACTGGCCATTGATTCTCAAAAAGATGATTTTACGATCGTCCGTTCAACCATAGAGATGGGACATAGCTTAGGCCTGCGCTTAGTCGCTGAAGGTGTAGAAAATCGTGCCAGCGCCGAACTGTTGAGCAAGCTCGGATGTGACTACTTACAGGGGTACTGGATTGCCAAACCGATGCCCAGTGACGCGCTTATCGACTGGCTGGACAATTTCACCCCGCTAGTACTTCCCCGCCCCGCTATATCGCCATGA
- a CDS encoding group 1 truncated hemoglobin: protein MTFPCSLYSTRRCLIALSFAAVAFTHAGCAHHSTPTTLYERLGGEASIDAVVENFLYRIADDDDMVGFFANTNIDFFADSLANKLCDVSDGPCRYEGPPMDRAHQNMGLTDVHFNRLVEHLDAAMQEEGIALSARNELLGRLAPMYAEVMRLQ, encoded by the coding sequence ATGACCTTTCCATGCAGTCTCTACTCCACGCGCCGCTGTTTAATCGCGCTCTCTTTTGCAGCCGTCGCCTTTACGCACGCAGGCTGTGCGCATCACTCCACACCCACGACGCTCTACGAGCGACTGGGCGGAGAAGCATCTATCGATGCGGTTGTCGAAAATTTCCTGTACCGAATTGCAGATGACGACGATATGGTGGGCTTTTTCGCTAACACGAATATTGATTTTTTTGCCGACTCACTGGCCAACAAGCTGTGTGATGTGAGCGATGGCCCCTGTCGTTATGAAGGCCCGCCGATGGATCGTGCTCATCAAAACATGGGACTGACAGATGTGCATTTTAATCGTTTAGTTGAACATCTCGATGCGGCTATGCAGGAGGAAGGGATTGCCCTTAGCGCGCGAAATGAACTGCTGGGCAGGCTAGCCCCTATGTATGCAGAGGTGATGCGTCTTCAGTAA
- the nfo gene encoding deoxyribonuclease IV, translating into MKYLGAHVSAAGGADQAVHRAVEIGADAFALFTKNQRQWKGKPLTEAAIQAFRDACAEHHFSPGQILPHDSYLINLGHPDQEGLAKSRDAFLDEMQRCEQLGLTLLNFHPGSHLNKISESDCLKRIAESVNEALAHTQNVTAVIENTAGQGTNLGWRFEHLAEIIDHVDDKARVGVCIDTCHAFAAGYDLRSAEATQATLDELGSVMGFEYLRGMHLNDAKSSFASRVDRHHSLGKGNIGLPAFTTIMQDTRINGIPMILETVEPEIWAEEINWLRAQATK; encoded by the coding sequence GTGAAATACCTGGGAGCCCACGTGAGCGCCGCTGGCGGTGCAGACCAAGCCGTTCACCGGGCGGTAGAGATCGGTGCCGATGCGTTTGCACTGTTCACCAAAAACCAGCGCCAATGGAAAGGCAAGCCGCTCACCGAGGCCGCGATTCAAGCCTTTCGCGATGCCTGCGCCGAACACCACTTTTCGCCTGGTCAAATTTTACCCCACGACAGCTACCTGATTAATCTGGGTCATCCAGATCAGGAAGGCTTAGCCAAATCCCGGGACGCCTTTTTAGATGAAATGCAGCGCTGCGAGCAGCTTGGCCTGACGCTGCTTAATTTCCATCCCGGTAGCCACTTAAACAAAATCAGCGAAAGCGATTGTTTAAAGCGCATTGCTGAATCCGTTAATGAGGCGTTGGCGCATACCCAAAACGTCACCGCGGTGATTGAAAACACCGCTGGGCAAGGCACCAACCTCGGCTGGCGCTTCGAGCATCTAGCCGAGATCATCGACCATGTCGATGATAAAGCCCGTGTGGGCGTATGCATCGACACCTGCCACGCATTTGCAGCTGGGTATGATCTGCGCAGCGCAGAAGCCACACAGGCAACACTTGATGAGCTTGGCAGCGTGATGGGATTTGAGTACCTGCGCGGCATGCACCTAAACGATGCGAAGAGCAGCTTTGCCAGCCGAGTGGACCGCCACCATAGTCTCGGCAAAGGCAACATCGGCCTGCCCGCTTTTACGACCATCATGCAAGATACAAGGATTAACGGTATTCCGATGATACTTGAGACAGTCGAGCCCGAGATATGGGCTGAAGAGATTAACTGGCTGCGCGCCCAGGCTACCAAATAA
- a CDS encoding PqqD family protein: protein MMTSDAEAVDYALTGLGPCIRLVNAQPLLPVLQAAMPGWPLTPCPLQPNKPDICVWQQEEGFWQQAPALPKGMWLETPVSTACSVIADMSGAYLRQHPAYIGLHCGAAEIDGQLVIFPESHRAGKSTLTCAFAAAGYRVFGDDVVALTPQGKGVSLGVAPRLRLPLPTTIANELQDFIHRHRGPSDDRYGYVALDETLLARHGEQCPVGAIILIDRDNSVARPQLTSLQHGEGLWQLLKQNFADTLSDQELIDKFWPLVQRMPCFLLRYSDAYEAAAFVGRELKEALHTQPATYTSPSQAAAMPEAAALDRNDLRQWRARPTAHEYPLGDELFVIVEEGGEIHRMNVTSRAAWALLQHEALTIEELSQTLVAFFMPVSLEQVRSDMAELLGQFLAVGLIEPVASAS from the coding sequence ATGATGACGTCTGACGCCGAAGCCGTTGATTACGCGCTCACCGGTCTGGGACCGTGTATTCGCCTGGTGAATGCTCAGCCACTGCTGCCGGTTCTTCAAGCTGCCATGCCAGGCTGGCCGCTTACCCCATGTCCGTTACAGCCAAACAAGCCAGATATTTGTGTTTGGCAGCAGGAAGAGGGGTTTTGGCAGCAGGCACCGGCATTGCCCAAGGGGATGTGGCTGGAAACGCCAGTCAGCACGGCGTGCAGCGTTATTGCAGATATGTCTGGGGCCTATTTGCGCCAGCATCCAGCCTATATTGGATTGCACTGCGGTGCGGCTGAGATAGACGGTCAATTAGTCATTTTTCCTGAGTCTCACCGTGCCGGTAAAAGTACGTTGACCTGTGCGTTTGCAGCCGCTGGATACCGTGTTTTTGGCGATGATGTCGTGGCGCTGACGCCTCAAGGCAAGGGGGTTTCGCTGGGTGTCGCGCCACGTTTGCGTTTACCGCTTCCCACCACGATTGCGAACGAGTTACAGGACTTTATTCATCGGCACCGAGGGCCGAGCGATGATCGCTATGGCTATGTGGCGTTGGACGAAACATTGCTGGCCCGCCACGGAGAGCAGTGCCCGGTCGGTGCCATTATATTGATTGACCGGGATAACAGTGTTGCTCGTCCCCAGCTTACGTCGCTGCAACATGGAGAAGGGTTGTGGCAACTGTTAAAGCAGAATTTTGCCGACACGCTTTCCGACCAGGAGCTGATTGATAAATTCTGGCCTCTGGTACAGCGCATGCCCTGTTTCCTGCTGCGCTATTCAGATGCATATGAAGCGGCCGCTTTTGTAGGGCGCGAACTAAAAGAGGCGCTTCACACCCAGCCGGCTACTTACACATCGCCTTCACAGGCCGCGGCAATGCCTGAGGCTGCGGCACTGGATCGAAACGATTTGCGCCAGTGGCGAGCGCGTCCAACGGCGCATGAGTATCCTCTCGGCGATGAGCTATTCGTGATCGTGGAGGAGGGGGGCGAGATCCATCGTATGAACGTAACTAGCCGAGCGGCATGGGCATTACTGCAGCATGAAGCACTGACCATCGAGGAGCTAAGCCAAACGCTGGTGGCATTTTTTATGCCGGTCTCTCTTGAGCAAGTACGTAGCGACATGGCTGAGTTGCTGGGGCAGTTCTTAGCCGTTGGCTTAATTGAGCCCGTTGCAAGCGCCTCTTAA